In Alteribacter lacisalsi, a genomic segment contains:
- a CDS encoding AMP-binding protein produces the protein MEERLARPWLKHYPEEIPHRIEYEEKALQTYLKEAAEETPDKPALHFMGKEMTFAQVYDEALRFANGLRGLGVKKGDRVAIMLANTPQSVVSYYGTLMTGAIVVQTNPLYVERELEHQMSDSGAKIMICLDLVYPRVAGVLKKTRLEHVIVTGIKDYLPFPKNVVYPYIQKKNTGIKVDISYNERTHAFTEFLKNNKPVPVELDIDPVEDLALLQYTGGTTGVAKGVMLTHYNLVANTTQALRWMHKIDHGNEVILCALPFFHVYGMTVGMNFSIMDRSKMVILPRFDTAKTLKAIEKQKVTIFPGAPTMYIGLINDPKVQKHDLSSVDVCISGSAPLPLEVQERFESLTGGKLSEGFGLTEASPVTHFNLMWGKRPSGSIGLPWPDTDAAVLSAETGEPAQPGEVGELVIRGPQVMKGYWNRPEDTNATFNGDWLLTGDMGYMDEDGYFYIVDRKKDMIIAGGFNIYPREVEEVLYEHEAIQEAVVIGIPDPYRGETVKAFVVLREGETLSEKELNDYCRKKLSAYKAPKHFEFREELPKTMVGKVLRRALVDEEKEKREKEAAGAKSS, from the coding sequence ATGGAAGAACGACTCGCACGACCATGGCTCAAACATTATCCTGAAGAAATTCCGCACAGGATTGAATATGAAGAGAAAGCTCTTCAGACGTACCTCAAAGAAGCGGCAGAGGAAACGCCGGACAAACCGGCGCTGCACTTTATGGGCAAAGAAATGACCTTCGCCCAGGTGTACGATGAAGCCCTCCGTTTTGCGAACGGACTTCGCGGGCTTGGTGTGAAAAAAGGGGATCGTGTGGCTATTATGCTTGCCAACACGCCTCAGTCGGTTGTATCTTACTATGGCACCCTGATGACCGGCGCTATTGTGGTTCAGACCAACCCTCTCTACGTAGAGCGTGAACTTGAACATCAGATGTCCGATTCAGGTGCGAAAATCATGATCTGTCTGGATCTGGTATATCCGAGAGTCGCCGGTGTACTGAAGAAGACCAGGCTTGAGCATGTGATTGTGACTGGAATTAAGGATTACCTTCCGTTTCCGAAGAACGTCGTTTATCCGTATATTCAGAAGAAGAATACAGGCATTAAAGTGGATATCTCCTACAATGAACGGACTCACGCCTTTACGGAGTTTCTGAAGAATAATAAGCCCGTACCGGTGGAATTGGATATCGACCCGGTAGAAGATCTGGCACTTCTACAATACACGGGAGGCACGACCGGGGTTGCCAAAGGGGTTATGCTGACCCATTACAATCTCGTAGCCAACACAACGCAGGCGCTCCGCTGGATGCATAAGATCGATCACGGAAACGAAGTTATTTTGTGCGCCTTGCCGTTTTTCCACGTGTACGGTATGACAGTGGGCATGAATTTTTCCATTATGGACCGGTCAAAGATGGTCATTCTTCCCCGATTTGATACGGCAAAGACTCTAAAAGCAATTGAAAAACAGAAAGTGACCATATTCCCTGGTGCACCGACAATGTACATCGGGCTTATCAACGATCCAAAAGTACAGAAACACGATCTTTCATCCGTTGACGTATGTATAAGTGGATCCGCTCCGCTTCCGCTTGAAGTGCAGGAAAGGTTTGAATCGCTCACAGGAGGCAAGCTTTCTGAAGGCTTCGGTCTGACTGAAGCATCGCCTGTAACTCACTTCAACTTGATGTGGGGCAAGCGTCCGAGCGGCAGTATCGGGCTGCCGTGGCCTGACACGGATGCTGCAGTCCTCTCAGCAGAAACGGGAGAACCCGCACAGCCTGGTGAAGTAGGGGAGCTTGTCATTCGAGGCCCGCAGGTGATGAAAGGGTACTGGAACAGGCCGGAGGATACGAATGCCACGTTTAATGGGGACTGGCTGCTGACCGGCGATATGGGCTACATGGATGAAGACGGTTATTTTTATATCGTTGACCGCAAGAAGGATATGATTATTGCCGGCGGTTTCAATATCTATCCCCGTGAGGTGGAAGAGGTACTTTATGAGCATGAAGCCATACAGGAGGCTGTCGTTATCGGGATTCCCGATCCATACCGAGGAGAGACAGTCAAAGCATTTGTCGTTCTCCGGGAGGGTGAAACCCTGTCAGAGAAAGAACTGAACGATTATTGCCGCAAGAAGCTGTCAGCTTATAAGGCGCCAAAGCATTTTGAATTTCGTGAGGAGCTCCCAAAAACCATGGTTGGAAAAGTGCTTCGCCGTGCTCTTGTGGACGAAGAAAAAGAGAAGCGGGAGAAGGAAGCTGCCGGAGCGAAGAGCAGTTAA
- a CDS encoding electron transfer flavoprotein subunit beta/FixA family protein — MNIYVILKRTFDTEEKIQISNGQIEEDGAEFIINPYDEYAIEEAIQLRDEHGGEVTLVTVGEEEAEKQLRTGLAMGADKAVLIDNEEVEDRDPYTTQALLAAYFEDKEADIILGGNIAVDGGSGQVGPRLAEKLGIVHVTSIVKIDIADGKATIERDVEGDQEVVEVSLPVLVTAQQGLNEPRYPSLPGIMKAKKKPLETLDADDLDLDEDEVTGKTKTVDRYLPPEKQAGKVLEGEVDDQVKELVSLLKNEAKVI, encoded by the coding sequence ATGAACATTTACGTGATCTTAAAGCGTACGTTCGACACTGAAGAAAAAATCCAGATTTCCAATGGTCAGATTGAAGAAGACGGGGCGGAATTTATCATCAACCCGTATGACGAATATGCAATCGAAGAAGCGATTCAGCTTCGCGATGAACACGGCGGGGAAGTAACGCTTGTAACGGTTGGAGAAGAAGAAGCCGAGAAACAGCTGCGCACAGGCCTTGCTATGGGTGCGGATAAAGCTGTCCTGATTGACAATGAAGAAGTGGAAGACCGTGATCCGTACACCACTCAGGCTCTTCTTGCTGCTTACTTTGAAGACAAGGAAGCCGACATCATCCTTGGCGGAAACATTGCTGTTGACGGCGGATCCGGCCAGGTCGGCCCTCGTCTTGCCGAAAAGCTCGGCATCGTCCATGTAACTTCCATTGTTAAAATTGATATCGCTGACGGTAAAGCTACAATCGAGCGGGATGTAGAAGGAGATCAGGAAGTAGTTGAAGTGAGTCTTCCTGTACTTGTGACAGCCCAGCAGGGTCTGAACGAGCCGCGCTATCCATCGCTTCCGGGAATCATGAAAGCGAAGAAGAAGCCTCTTGAAACACTTGATGCGGATGATCTTGACCTCGATGAAGACGAAGTAACCGGGAAAACGAAAACCGTTGACCGCTACCTTCCACCTGAAAAGCAGGCAGGAAAAGTGCTTGAAGGGGAAGTTGACGATCAGGTGAAAGAACTGGTTTCTTTACTGAAAAACGAAGCGAAAGTGATATAA
- a CDS encoding enoyl-CoA hydratase — protein sequence MSEYNYIQVQKEEKIGYLTLQHSPANALCQPIFAELNDALDQFEGDPEVKVIIVHGEGRFFAAGADIKEFTTVENGTEFQKMAETGQRVFDRMDAFSKPIIAAIHGAALGGGLELAMACHIRFAGEKTKLGLPELQLGLVPGFAGTQRLPKLVGRSKATQMLLTSDPVSGREAASIGLVDAVFEEDAVLDEAKGMAEKIALKGAVAVRNALRLLHYAENVGEEGGKMEAECFGEVFESEDAKEGIDAFMNKRQPVFNDR from the coding sequence TTGAGCGAATACAACTATATTCAGGTTCAAAAAGAAGAGAAAATCGGTTACCTTACACTTCAGCATTCTCCGGCAAACGCTCTTTGCCAGCCAATCTTTGCAGAATTGAATGACGCCCTTGATCAGTTTGAGGGAGATCCTGAAGTAAAAGTGATTATCGTACACGGGGAAGGGCGCTTCTTTGCAGCAGGAGCCGATATTAAAGAGTTTACGACTGTCGAAAACGGTACCGAGTTTCAAAAAATGGCAGAAACCGGCCAGCGTGTGTTTGACCGGATGGATGCTTTTTCAAAACCGATCATTGCCGCAATCCACGGTGCCGCACTTGGCGGCGGATTGGAACTGGCAATGGCCTGCCACATCCGTTTTGCAGGAGAAAAAACCAAGCTTGGTCTGCCTGAACTGCAGCTCGGCCTTGTACCTGGATTTGCCGGAACACAGCGTCTTCCTAAACTCGTAGGAAGATCCAAAGCAACTCAGATGCTTCTCACTTCAGACCCGGTTTCAGGCAGGGAAGCAGCTTCCATTGGCCTTGTTGACGCCGTATTCGAAGAGGACGCCGTTCTGGACGAAGCAAAAGGAATGGCAGAAAAGATCGCACTTAAAGGAGCGGTTGCTGTCCGCAATGCTCTCAGACTTCTTCATTACGCAGAAAATGTGGGAGAAGAAGGCGGAAAGATGGAAGCGGAGTGCTTCGGAGAAGTGTTTGAGTCCGAAGATGCAAAAGAAGGTATTGATGCCTTTATGAACAAACGCCAGCCAGTTTTTAACGACCGCTGA
- a CDS encoding TetR/AcrR family transcriptional regulator, with product MAKKKGKKFEQIIDAAVTVIAQNGYHHSQVSRIAREAGVADGTIYLYFKNKEDILISLFEEKMGSFVIRSKEQLSEEPDVEQKLKRLIEMHLRQLEADHDLAIVTQLELRQSNLALRNRINEVLKGYLGLIDSILTEGIETGFFAPDLDVRMARQVIFGAIDEVVTNWVMKDHKYNLVSLANPLNKMLLSGLRR from the coding sequence ATGGCAAAGAAAAAAGGAAAGAAATTTGAACAAATTATAGACGCTGCCGTAACTGTTATTGCTCAAAACGGCTACCACCATTCGCAGGTGTCCAGAATTGCACGCGAGGCAGGTGTAGCTGATGGCACGATCTACCTTTATTTTAAAAACAAAGAAGATATTCTGATCTCTTTATTTGAAGAGAAAATGGGCAGTTTTGTGATCCGGAGCAAGGAGCAGCTTTCAGAAGAACCGGATGTTGAACAGAAGCTCAAAAGGCTCATTGAAATGCATCTCAGACAGCTTGAAGCTGATCATGATCTTGCGATCGTCACACAGCTTGAACTGAGGCAGTCAAACCTTGCTCTCAGAAACCGGATCAATGAAGTACTCAAAGGCTATCTCGGCCTGATTGATTCGATCCTGACCGAAGGAATTGAAACCGGTTTTTTTGCACCGGATCTGGATGTAAGAATGGCCCGGCAGGTCATTTTCGGTGCTATCGATGAAGTGGTGACCAACTGGGTAATGAAAGATCATAAATACAATCTCGTTTCCCTTGCCAATCCGCTTAATAAAATGCTTCTATCCGGGCTGCGCAGGTAG